One stretch of Streptomyces sp. A2-16 DNA includes these proteins:
- a CDS encoding phosphotransferase: MPHAPPLGALLRQYAAGAALACDPVDQGLLNRGYRLRTTRGRYFLKHHFDPETAAPEAIARQHRATERLAALGVPVAPPLPVHDGRTVAVVGGHAYALHPWIEGRHRHGAQLTAEQCGRLGALLGVVHASLERVMPVQEAKGSERTQTGVRAAGGARNAVSAPGIEPRTPGGARAPAGRHAAARAGSARVEKPHADERHAGAPPVAPVGSTGTATPDTGPVDARAVDAGADPATTFALIDDLLARVRRHRPADSFDELARHRLLERRALLEQHAGRRPPRGGPVGWVHGDFHPFNLLYRGDAPAAIVDWDRLGVKPRAEEAVRAAAIFFVRPAGTLDLPKVRAYARAYRRTAAATPSELAAAVHRVWWERLNDFWMLRWHYERGDTRADPQFPAASALVVWWTREYDAVCDAFVD; encoded by the coding sequence ATGCCTCACGCGCCCCCGCTGGGCGCCCTCCTCCGTCAGTACGCCGCCGGAGCCGCCCTCGCCTGCGATCCGGTCGACCAGGGCCTCCTCAACCGGGGCTACCGGCTCCGCACGACCCGCGGCCGCTACTTCCTCAAGCACCACTTCGACCCCGAGACGGCCGCTCCCGAGGCGATCGCCCGCCAGCACCGCGCGACCGAGCGCCTGGCCGCCCTCGGCGTCCCGGTCGCCCCGCCCCTTCCCGTCCACGACGGCCGCACGGTCGCGGTCGTCGGCGGCCACGCCTACGCCCTCCACCCCTGGATCGAGGGCCGCCACCGCCACGGCGCCCAGCTCACCGCCGAGCAGTGCGGCCGGCTCGGGGCGCTGCTGGGCGTGGTCCACGCGAGTCTGGAGCGGGTGATGCCGGTGCAGGAGGCGAAGGGGAGCGAGCGGACACAGACGGGTGTGCGGGCGGCCGGGGGCGCGCGAAACGCCGTAAGCGCGCCGGGCATCGAGCCGCGCACGCCGGGCGGGGCCCGCGCGCCGGCAGGGCGTCACGCCGCCGCGCGTGCCGGCAGCGCTCGCGTCGAGAAGCCGCACGCCGATGAACGCCATGCCGGAGCACCGCCCGTCGCGCCTGTCGGGAGCACGGGGACCGCGACCCCCGACACCGGTCCCGTCGATGCCCGTGCCGTCGACGCCGGTGCCGACCCCGCCACCACGTTCGCCCTCATCGACGACCTCCTCGCGCGCGTGCGCCGACACCGGCCCGCCGACTCCTTCGACGAGCTGGCCCGGCACCGGCTCCTGGAGCGGCGGGCCCTGCTCGAGCAGCACGCGGGACGACGGCCTCCGCGCGGCGGACCGGTGGGCTGGGTGCACGGGGACTTCCACCCCTTCAACCTGCTCTACCGCGGCGACGCCCCCGCCGCGATCGTCGACTGGGACCGGCTCGGCGTGAAGCCCCGCGCGGAGGAGGCCGTACGCGCCGCCGCGATCTTCTTCGTACGGCCCGCGGGGACGCTCGACCTGCCGAAGGTACGGGCGTACGCGCGCGCGTACCGGCGTACGGCCGCTGCCACGCCCTCGGAGCTCGCGGCGGCCGTGCACCGCGTGTGGTGGGAGCGTCTCAACGACTTCTGGATGCTGCGCTGGCACTACGAGCGCGGCGACACCCGCGCGGATCCCCAGTTCCCGGCGGCCTCGGCGCTGGTGGTGTGGTGGACGCGGGAGTACGACGCGGTGTGCGACGCGTTCGTCGACTGA
- a CDS encoding pyridoxamine 5'-phosphate oxidase family protein, with translation MSSVVGLLARTHHGRVATSVRALPLLAFARHIVADGRILLRMPRSVGHHRACAGSVVAYGSDNLSSARPGESLWAAQVVGECVRYEPSAAEVERFGPAPGLVDGEPYEPVYLSVRPQFGTVHSTDDGPESRFEDIP, from the coding sequence GTGTCCTCTGTCGTAGGACTGCTCGCCCGCACCCACCACGGCCGGGTCGCGACCAGCGTGCGCGCCCTGCCCCTCCTCGCCTTCGCGCGGCACATCGTGGCCGACGGCCGGATCCTGCTCCGCATGCCGAGGAGCGTCGGCCACCACCGGGCGTGCGCGGGCAGCGTGGTGGCGTACGGCTCGGACAACCTGAGCTCCGCGCGCCCCGGGGAGAGCCTGTGGGCCGCGCAGGTCGTGGGCGAGTGCGTGCGGTACGAGCCGAGCGCCGCCGAGGTCGAGCGCTTCGGGCCCGCTCCCGGCCTGGTGGACGGGGAGCCGTACGAGCCCGTCTACCTGTCCGTGCGGCCGCAGTTCGGGACGGTGCACTCGACGGACGACGGCCCGGAAAGCCGCTTCGAGGACATCCCCTGA